The stretch of DNA CGCGCGCCGGCGGCCTGCCGGTGCTGGTCGATGGCGACACCGGCTATGGCGAGGCGCTCAATGTCATGAACATGGTGCGCACTTTCGAGGATGCCGGTGCTGCGGCCGTTCATATCGAGGACCAGTTGCTTCCGAAAAAATGCGGCCATCTCAACGACAAGAAGCTGGCGGACGCGCACGACATGGCAGCCAAGGTCGCCGCCGCCGCAAAGGCGCGGCGTCATCTCTATCTGATCGCGAGAACCGATGCCGCGGCGAGCGAAGGGATCGACGGCGCAGTAGCGCGCGCAAAGCTTTATCTCGAAGCGGGAGCGGACGCGATCTTCCCGGAAGCGATGATTTCGCGCGAGATGTTCGAGGAGTTCGCCAGGCGCATTCCCGGCGTTCCGCTGCTGGCCAACATGACCGAGTTCGGCAAGACGCCGTTCTTCACCGCATCCGAGTTCGAGGCGATGGGTTATCGCATGGTGATCTGGCCGGTGTCGTCGCTCCGCGTCGCCAACAGGGCCCAGCAGAATCTGTTCGCCACCCTCAAGCGCGACGGCAGCACCTGCAAGATGCTCGACCAGATGCAGACGCGCGCCGAGTTGTACGCAGCGATCGGGCTGCACGATTACGAGGCGCTCGACGCCTCCATCGTCAAAACCATCGTCCCCGCGGGCATGCCCGAGAGGTGAACGGTTCCGCTATCTGGCTGGTCGAAACGGAATTCATTGAAAAGGTGATACGGCGAACGCCACCCGATCCCGTATTGACTGAGATCGCCGTTGACCTTAACTGAATCCGTCGTGGTTCTTCGGGCTCGTTCGGCCCGAAGCTAAGAGGGAAGCCGGTGCGGCCGAAAAGCCAAAGCCGGAGCTGCCCCCGCAACTGTAAGCGGCGAGCCGCTGTCCAACAAAGCCACTGAGACCACAATTGGTCTCGGGAAGGCCGGACAGCAGCACTGACCCGCGAGCCAGGAGACCTGCCTCGACAACATACACGTCCTCGGGCGGGGTGTCCCGGTGGTGCGGTTGCGATTCCGCGCGCGCTGCCGTACGCGGAGTCCAGACGTGTCACTTCGGCCTTTGCCCCCAACTTTTGGGGTTAAGCCAATGACTTCTTCTACATCGTCTACTACGATCTCCACTTCCGCGCTTCCCGTTGCCTCCCTGGGCACGCCGCGTATCGGCCCGCGCCGCGAGCTGAAATTCGCGCTGGAAAGTTTCTGGTCGGGAGCAACCGACGAGAAGGCGCTGATCGAAGCCGGCGCCGGTCTTCGCGCCGCCAACTGGGCGCGCCAGAAAAAACTCGGCGTCAGCGTGATCCCGTCGAACGATTTTTCGTTCTACGACCAGATGCTCGACACGTCAGTGATGGTCGGCGCGATACCGGAAATCTATCGCTGGAACGGCGGGCAGGTCCCGCTCGCGACCTATTTTGCGATGGCTCGCGGCGCGCAAGGCAAAACGCATGAGGCTAGCTGCGGTCATATCGATCACGGGCACGAGGCCGCGCACGGCGTGCC from Bradyrhizobium sp. AZCC 1693 encodes:
- the prpB gene encoding methylisocitrate lyase, which produces MVYLLGRDLADKPAGARFRDLLDRPGILQMPGTHNGMAALQARDAGFSALYLSGAAMTASMGLPDLGIITIEEVAFFIRQVARAGGLPVLVDGDTGYGEALNVMNMVRTFEDAGAAAVHIEDQLLPKKCGHLNDKKLADAHDMAAKVAAAAKARRHLYLIARTDAAASEGIDGAVARAKLYLEAGADAIFPEAMISREMFEEFARRIPGVPLLANMTEFGKTPFFTASEFEAMGYRMVIWPVSSLRVANRAQQNLFATLKRDGSTCKMLDQMQTRAELYAAIGLHDYEALDASIVKTIVPAGMPER